The following coding sequences lie in one Spinacia oleracea cultivar Varoflay chromosome 1, BTI_SOV_V1, whole genome shotgun sequence genomic window:
- the LOC110794501 gene encoding uncharacterized protein isoform X1, giving the protein MACRMVLRTMISTEPWLLPSSSNRFPPCGPLKSQHQKMGSSYRVTRTHNIHFHRLSCSSQDDQGPPQEAVLKAISEVSKTEGRVGQTTNVVIGGTIAGDSTDEWLDLDQKVNSYPTVRGFTAIGTGGDDFVNSMVVAVESVLQQPIPEGQVKQKMSSRGKYVSVNIGPVQVMSSEQVQAVYNAMRRDDRMKYFL; this is encoded by the exons ATGGCGTGCAGAATGGTGCTGCGAACTATGATCTCTACAGAGCCATGGTTGCTGCCGAGCTCTTCGAACCGGTTTCCTCCCTGTGGGCCATTGAAGTCCCAACATCAGAAAATGGGTTCGAGTTATCGGGTCACCCGAACCCATAACATCCACTTCCATCGGCTTAGTTGTTCTTCCCAGGATGACCAGGGCCCACCTCAAGAAGCTGTGCTTAAAGCCATTTCAG AAGTTTCAAAGACAGAAGGAAGGGTTGGACAAACTACAAATGTCGTTATTGGAGGGACAATAGCAGGAGATTCTACTGATGAATGGCTGGATTTGGATCAAAAG GTGAATTCGTACCCTACGGTTAGAGGATTTACAGCAATTGGAACTGGTGGTGATGACTTTGTAAATTCTATGGTTGTTGCTGTTGAATCAGTTCTTCAACAACCCATCCCTGAG GGACAAGTAAAGCAGAAAATGTCATCAAGGGGCAAGTATGTATCTGTTAATATTGGACCTGTGCAAGTCATGTCTAGCGAACAG GTGCAAGCAGTGTACAACGCCATGCGAAGGGATGATCGGATGAAGTACTTCCTTTAG
- the LOC110794501 gene encoding uncharacterized protein isoform X2, whose protein sequence is MACRMVLRTMISTEPWLLPSSSNRFPPCGPLKSQHQKMGSSYRVTRTHNIHFHRLSCSSQDDQGPPQEAVLKAISVSKTEGRVGQTTNVVIGGTIAGDSTDEWLDLDQKVNSYPTVRGFTAIGTGGDDFVNSMVVAVESVLQQPIPEGQVKQKMSSRGKYVSVNIGPVQVMSSEQVQAVYNAMRRDDRMKYFL, encoded by the exons ATGGCGTGCAGAATGGTGCTGCGAACTATGATCTCTACAGAGCCATGGTTGCTGCCGAGCTCTTCGAACCGGTTTCCTCCCTGTGGGCCATTGAAGTCCCAACATCAGAAAATGGGTTCGAGTTATCGGGTCACCCGAACCCATAACATCCACTTCCATCGGCTTAGTTGTTCTTCCCAGGATGACCAGGGCCCACCTCAAGAAGCTGTGCTTAAAGCCATTTCAG TTTCAAAGACAGAAGGAAGGGTTGGACAAACTACAAATGTCGTTATTGGAGGGACAATAGCAGGAGATTCTACTGATGAATGGCTGGATTTGGATCAAAAG GTGAATTCGTACCCTACGGTTAGAGGATTTACAGCAATTGGAACTGGTGGTGATGACTTTGTAAATTCTATGGTTGTTGCTGTTGAATCAGTTCTTCAACAACCCATCCCTGAG GGACAAGTAAAGCAGAAAATGTCATCAAGGGGCAAGTATGTATCTGTTAATATTGGACCTGTGCAAGTCATGTCTAGCGAACAG GTGCAAGCAGTGTACAACGCCATGCGAAGGGATGATCGGATGAAGTACTTCCTTTAG
- the LOC110794518 gene encoding probable methyltransferase At1g27930, giving the protein MKGENDVVGSTTDRPRQTVVALISFITGAFLMSAFLTVGHRDWPSYLLIRNPNPTVSSAPTTPIQLQAILHYATSKVTPQQSFQEITQSFNVLRNRSPCNFLVFGLGYDSLMWASFNPNGPTLFLEETPEWVTTVLKDAPSLNAKTVPYRTRLKEADRLLASYRGEPDCLPGRAYLKGNRECRLALDNLPEEVYEREWDVIMIDAPRGYFPDAPGRMAAIFSAAVMARARKGVGNTHVFLHDVDRKVEKEFAKEFLCMKFKVGGVGRLWHFEIPPNNSSSTKFC; this is encoded by the coding sequence ATGAAGGGCGAAAACGACGTCGTCGGATCAACCACCGACAGACCGCGGCAAACCGTCGTAGCACTTATAAGTTTCATCACCGGAGCTTTCTTAATGTCCGCATTTCTAACCGTCGGCCACCGTGACTGGCCATCGTATCTACTCATTCGCAACCCCAACCCCACCGTCTCCTCCGCCCCAACAACGCCGATCCAACTCCAGGCAATCCTACACTACGCCACGTCAAAGGTGACCCCACAACAATCCTTCCAAGAGATCACGCAATCATTCAACGTCCTCCGTAACCGTTCTCCCTGCAATTTCTTGGTATTCGGGTTGGGCTACGATTCGCTCATGTGGGCTTCGTTCAACCCGAATGGGCCAACCTTATTCCTTGAAGAAACACCCGAATGGGTCACCACAGTTTTAAAAGACGCGCCTTCGTTAAACGCGAAAACGGTGCCGTATCGCACGCGCCTTAAGGAGGCTGACCGGTTACTGGCGAGTTACCGGGGTGAGCCTGATTGTCTCCCTGGGCGGGCTTATTTAAAGGGAAACCGGGAGTGTCGGTTAGCCTTGGATAATTTACCGGAAGAAGTGTATGAGAGGGAGTGGGATGTGATTATGATCGACGCGCCTAGAGGGTATTTCCCTGACGCGCCAGGGAGGATGGCCGCGATATTTTCCGCCGCCGTGATGGCACGCGCGAGGAAGGGCGTGGGGAACACTCACGTGTTTTTACATGATGTGGATAGGAAAGTTGAGAAAGAGTTTGCTAAAGAGTTTTTGTGTATGAAGTTTAAAGTTGGAGGTGTTGGGAGGTTGTGGCATTTTGAGATCCCTCCAAATAATAGTAGTAGCACCAAATTTTGCTAG